In Leifsonia sp. ZF2019, a genomic segment contains:
- the rpsQ gene encoding 30S ribosomal protein S17, whose translation MAETTKAAAAESAADEALVRGYRKARRGYVVSDKMDKTIVVEVEDRVKHPLYGKVIRRTSKVKAHDENNTAGIGDLVLINETRPLSASKRWRLVEILEKAK comes from the coding sequence ATGGCTGAGACCACCAAGGCCGCGGCCGCGGAGTCGGCGGCCGACGAGGCCCTCGTCCGCGGGTACCGCAAGGCCCGCCGCGGCTACGTCGTCAGCGACAAGATGGACAAGACCATCGTCGTCGAGGTCGAGGACCGCGTGAAGCACCCCCTGTACGGCAAGGTCATCCGCCGCACCTCCAAGGTGAAGGCGCACGATGAGAACAACACCGCCGGCATCGGCGACCTCGTCCTCATCAACGAGACCCGCCCCCTGAGCGCCAGCAAGCGGTGGCGCCTGGTTGAGATTCTGGAGAAGGCCAAGTGA
- the rpmC gene encoding 50S ribosomal protein L29, whose product MAIGSKELAPSELDTFEDDRLVDELKKAKEELFNLRFQSATGQLESHGRLRAVKRDIARIYTVIRERELGIRATPAPAEVADAKAAKKSSKAKKEAPAAAEVAENETEEAK is encoded by the coding sequence ATGGCGATCGGTTCCAAGGAGCTCGCCCCGAGCGAGCTCGACACTTTCGAAGACGACCGTCTGGTCGACGAGCTGAAGAAGGCCAAGGAGGAGCTGTTCAACCTGCGCTTCCAGTCGGCCACCGGCCAGCTCGAGAGCCACGGCCGCCTGCGCGCCGTGAAGCGCGACATCGCTCGCATCTACACGGTCATCCGCGAGCGCGAGCTCGGCATCCGCGCCACCCCGGCTCCCGCCGAGGTCGCTGACGCGAAGGCCGCCAAGAAGAGCAGCAAGGCGAAGAAGGAGGCCCCCGCGGCCGCCGAGGTCGCCGAGAACGAGACTGAGGAGGCCAAGTAA
- the rplP gene encoding 50S ribosomal protein L16, whose amino-acid sequence MLIPRRVKHRKQHHPGRSGQATGGTKVSFGEFGIQALTPAYVTNRQIESARIAMTRHIKRGGKVWINIYPDRPLTKKPAETRMGSGKGSPEWWVANVKPGRVLFEVSGVSEDLAREAMTRAIHKLPLKARIIKREEGDA is encoded by the coding sequence ATGTTGATCCCACGCAGAGTCAAGCACCGCAAGCAGCACCACCCCGGCCGTAGCGGCCAGGCGACCGGCGGCACGAAGGTCTCCTTCGGCGAGTTCGGCATCCAGGCCCTGACGCCCGCTTATGTGACCAACCGTCAGATCGAGTCCGCTCGTATCGCCATGACGCGTCACATCAAGCGTGGCGGCAAGGTGTGGATCAACATCTACCCCGACCGTCCGCTCACGAAGAAGCCGGCCGAGACCCGAATGGGTTCCGGTAAGGGTTCGCCCGAGTGGTGGGTCGCCAACGTCAAGCCGGGTCGCGTTCTCTTCGAGGTCTCGGGCGTCTCCGAGGACCTCGCCCGCGAGGCCATGACCCGTGCAATCCACAAGCTGCCCCTCAAGGCACGCATCATCAAGCGCGAGGAGGGCGACGCGTAA
- the rpsC gene encoding 30S ribosomal protein S3 encodes MGQKVNPYGFRLGITTDHVSRWFSDSTKKGQRYSDYLAEDVKIRTLLKTSLDRAGVSRIEIERTRDRVRVDIHTARPGIVIGRRGAEAERIRADLEKLSGKQIQLNILEVKNPEADAQLVAQGIAEQLAARVAFRRAMRKGLQGAQRAGAKGVRIQVSGRLGGAEMSRSEFYREGRVPLHTLRANIDYGFYEAKTTFGRIGVKVWIYKGDITNKELAREQANAKPSRERNDRPRRGGRGNAPAAETAPAAAGVEA; translated from the coding sequence ATGGGCCAGAAAGTAAACCCCTACGGCTTCCGTCTCGGGATCACCACCGACCACGTGTCGCGCTGGTTCTCGGACAGCACGAAGAAGGGTCAGCGCTACAGCGACTACCTCGCCGAGGACGTCAAGATCCGCACGCTGCTCAAGACGTCGCTCGACCGCGCGGGCGTGTCCCGCATCGAGATCGAGCGCACCCGTGACCGCGTCCGCGTGGACATCCACACGGCCCGTCCGGGCATCGTGATCGGTCGTCGTGGCGCCGAGGCCGAGCGCATCCGCGCCGACCTCGAGAAGCTCTCGGGCAAGCAGATCCAGCTGAACATCCTCGAGGTCAAGAACCCCGAGGCCGACGCTCAGCTCGTCGCCCAGGGCATCGCCGAGCAGCTCGCCGCACGTGTGGCGTTCCGCCGCGCGATGCGCAAGGGCCTGCAGGGCGCCCAGCGCGCCGGCGCCAAGGGTGTCCGCATCCAGGTGTCCGGCCGTCTCGGCGGCGCCGAGATGAGCCGCTCGGAGTTCTACCGCGAAGGCCGGGTGCCGCTCCACACGCTCCGCGCCAACATCGACTACGGCTTCTACGAGGCCAAGACCACCTTCGGTCGCATCGGTGTCAAGGTGTGGATCTACAAGGGCGACATCACGAACAAGGAACTGGCTCGCGAGCAGGCGAACGCCAAGCCGTCGCGCGAGCGCAACGACCGCCCGCGTCGCGGTGGCCGGGGCAACGCCCCCGCCGCGGAGACCGCGCCGGCCGCAGCAGGAGTTGAGGCATAA